From a single Meles meles chromosome 21, mMelMel3.1 paternal haplotype, whole genome shotgun sequence genomic region:
- the VGF gene encoding neurosecretory protein VGF: MKSLRLPVSTLFCFLLLIKGLGAAPPGHPEAQPPPLSSEHKEPVAGDAVPGPKDVSAPEVRAARNSEPQDEGELFQGVDPRALAAVLLQALDRPGSPPAPGGSQQEPKEEAAEALLTETVRSQTHSLPAPETQAPAAPPRAQTQENGPEAGDPSEELEALASLLQELRDFSPSNAKRQQETAAAETETRTHTLTRVNLESPGPERVWRASWGEFQARVPERAPLPPPAPPQFQERMPESGPLPEAHQFGEGVSSPKTHLGEALAPLSKAYQSLGAPFPKARRPESSLLGGSEAGERLLQQGLAQVEAGRRQAEATRQAAAQEERLADLASDLLLQYLLQGGARQRGLGGRGLQEKEEERESEREDAEAEQERRGGAERVGEEDEEAAEAEAEAEEAERARQNALLFAEEEDGEAGAEDKRSQEEMPGHRRKEAEGAEEGGEEDDDDEEMDPQTIDSLIELSTKLHLPADDVVSIIEEVEEKRKRKKNAPPEPVPHPRAAPAPTHVRSPQPPPPVPAPAREELPDWNEVLPPWDREEDELFPPGPYHPLPNYIRPRTLQPPAASRRRHYHHALPPSHHYPDREAQARRAQEEAEAEERRMQEQEELENYIEHVLLRRP; encoded by the coding sequence ATGAAATCGCTCAGGTTGCCGGTTTCCAccctcttctgcttccttctaCTGATCAAGGGGTTGGGAGCAGCGCCCCCGGGGCACCCTGAGGCGCAGCCACCTCCCCTCAGCTCTGAACATAAAGAGCCGGTAGCTGGGGACGCAGTGCCCGGACCGAAGGATGTTAGCGCCCCAGAGGTCCGAGCCGCTCGAAATTCTGAGCCTCAGGACGAGGGAGAGCTTTTCCAGGGCGTGGATCCCCGGGCGCTGGCCGCAGTGCTGCTGCAGGCACTTGACCGCCCCGGCTCGCCTCCCGCGCCCGGCGGCTCCCAGCAGGAGccaaaggaagaagcagcagaagcTCTTCTGACCGAGACCGTGCGCAGCCAGACCCACAGCCTCCCGGCGCCAGAGACCCAGGCACCTGCGGCCCCGCCTCGCGCTCAGACTCAGGAGAATGGTCCCGAGGCTGGCGACCCCTCCGAAGAACTCGAGGCGCTAGCTTCCCTGCTCCAGGAACTGCGAGATTTCAGTCCGAGCAACGCCAAGCGCCAGCAAGAGACAGCGGCAGCGGAGACGGAAACTCGCACGCACACGCTGACCCGAGTCAACCTGGAGAGCCCCGGGCCGGAGCGCGTGTGGCGCGCTTCGTGGGGAGAGTTCCAGGCGCGAGTCCCGGAGCGCGCGCCCCTGCCACCCCCTGCTCCCCCGCAATTCCAGGAGCGTATGCCAGAGAGTGGGCCCCTTCCTGAAGCCCACCAGTTCGGGGAAGGAGTGTCCTCCCCCAAAACACATCTAGGTGAGGCATTGGCACCCCTATCCAAGGCGTACCAAAGCCTGGGTGCCCCTTTCCCCAAGGCGCGCCGTCCGGAGAGCTCACTCCTGGGCGGCTCTGAGGCGGGGGAGCGCCTTCTACAGCAAGGGCTGGCGCAGGTAGAGGCCGGGcggcggcaggcagaggccacaCGGCAGGCCGCGGCGCAGGAAGAGCGGCTGGCAGACCTCGCCTCCGACCTGCTGCTCCAGTATTTGCTGCAGGGCGGGGCCCGGCAGCGAGGCCTTGGGGGTCGGGGGctgcaggagaaggaggaggagcgagagagcgagagggaggaTGCGGAGGCGGAGCAGGAGAGACGCGGcggggcagagagggtgggggaagaggacGAGGAGGCGGCGGAGGCGGAGGCAGAGGCGGAGGAGGCTGAGAGGGCGCGGCAGAACGCGCTGCTGTTCGCAGAGGAGGAGGACGGGGAAGCCGGAGCCGAGGACAAGCGCTCCCAGGAAGAGATGCCCGGCCACCGTCGAAAGGAGGctgagggggcagaggagggcgGGGAGGAGGACGACGACGATGAAGAGATGGACCCTCAGACGATCGACAGCCTCATTGAGCTGTCCACCAAACTCCACCTGCCAGCGGACGACGTGGTCAGCATCATCGAGGAAGTGGAGGAGAAGCGGAAGCGGAAGAAGAACGCCCCTCCCGAGCCGGTGCCGCACCCCcgggccgcccccgcccccacccacgtCCGTTCCCCGCAGCCCCCGCCCCctgtccccgcccccgcccgagAGGAGCTGCCCGACTGGAACGAGGTGCTCCCGCCCTGGGATCGCGAGGAGGACGAGTTGTTTCCCCCCGGGCCCTACCACCCTCTTCCCAATTACATCCGGCCGCGGACACTGCAGCCGCCCGCTGCCTCGCGCCGCCGCCACTACCACCACGCCCTGCCGCCTTCGCACCACTATCCTGACCGGGAGGCCCAGGCGCGGCGCGCGCAGGAGGAGGCGGAGGCGGAGGAGCGCCGGatgcaggagcaggaggagctgGAGAATTATATCGAGCACGTGCTGCTCCGGCGCCCGTGA
- the AP1S1 gene encoding AP-1 complex subunit sigma-1A, producing MMRFMLLFSRQGKLRLQKWYLATSDKERKKMVRELMQVVLARKPKMCSFLEWRDLKVVYKRYASLYFCCAIEGQDNELITLELIHRYVELLDKYFGSVCELDIIFNFEKAYFILDEFLMGGDVQDTSKKSVLKAIEQADLLQEEDESPRSVLEEMGLA from the exons ATG ATGCGATTCATGCTGCTGTTCAGCCGGCAGGGGAAGCTGCGGCTGCAGAAATGGTACCTGGCCACATCAGACAAGGAGCGGAAGAAAATGGTCCGGGAGCTTATGCAGGTTGTTCTGGCTCGCAAGCCCAAGATGTGCAGCTTCCTGGAGTGGAGGGATCTCAAAGTCGTCTATAAGAG ATACGCCAGCCTCTACTTCTGCTGCGCCATCGAAGGCCAAGACAATGAGCTCATCACGCTGGAGCTGATCCACCGGTATGTGGAGCTCCTGGACAAGTACTTCGGCAGC GTGTGCGAGCTGGACATCATCTTCAACTTTGAGAAGGCCTACTTCATCTTGGATGAATTTCTCATGGGGGGTGATGTCCAGGACACTTCCAAAAAGAGTGTGCTGAAGGCCATCGAGCAGGCTGACCTGCTGCAGGAG gAAGATGAGTCGCCCCGCAGTGTGCTGGAGGAGATGGGGCTGGCatag